The region CTCATGTCGTCTTTAGCAGCTCGGCCGCCATCTATGGGGATACCCCAGTCGTCCCGACACCGGAGGACGCCCCCAAGGAGCCGATTTCGATGTACGGCTCCCAAAAGCTTCTTGGCGAGTTCTATGTCCGCAATTACTGCCGGCTGTTCGGCATGACGGCCGCGTGCCTGCGCTACTTCAACGTTTATGGCCCCCGCCAACGCCCAGATTCGCCCTACAGTGGAGTCATCAGCATTTTTGCAAAGCGGGCTCTTGAAGGCGCCCCAATCACAATCCATGGCAGCGGCGACCAGACCAGGGATTTCATCGCCGTCCAAGACGTGGTAGCCGCCAACATGCTGGCCGCCCAAGCTCGGAATTGCGCGGGCCGCGCGTTCAACGTGTGCACAGGAGAAAGCACCTCCGTAAAAACCCTCTGCGAACTGACGGTGATAGCCACATCGTCGCCGAGCCCTGTTTCCCACGGGCCGGCCCGAGAAGGTGATATCCGGCACAGCCAAGGCATCCCTACCGCTGCTGCCGAAGTATTGGGGTTCCGCGCCCAGACGAGGTTCGAGTCTGGCCTCCGCGCCCTTTTGACGGAAAATCCGTGATCCAGGTAAGTTCCCTGGCATGAAGCCGGCCATCGCCGCCACTTTGATGCTCGCCGCCGCAACCGCGGGGGCTGCAACGACCCAGGAATCCGCGGCAAAGGGGGTCCTCGCGCGGTTGATCGGTGGACGATCCAAACAGTTCCGGTTTGTGCAGTCGCCGCCGTCCCAAGGGTTGGATTGGTATGCCGTCAAGGCACAGGGTGGCGTCGTGGAAGTCCGGGGGACAACTGGCGTCGCCATGTGCCGGGGCGCATACGATTACCTCAAAGCCAAATGCGGGATCGTGGTGACGTGGGATGGCGACCAGCTCCGGTTGCCCAAGGAGTTCCCCGATGCCGAAATCAATTCCGGCCCCAACTCCCTGCAATACCGCCACTACTTCAACGTCTGCACATTTGGCTACACCACTGCCTTTTGGGATTGGAAGCGGTGGCAGCGCGAAATCGACTGGATGGCCCTACACGGCATCAATATGCCCCTGGCCATGAACGGCCTGGAAAAAGTCTGGCAAACGGTCTGGCGCGGTTACGGCCTGACCGACCGCCAAATCCGGGAGCACTTCGTGGGTCCGGCGTTCCGCCCGTGGCAATGGATGGGCAATGTGGATTCCCATGGCGGTCCGCTCCCCCAAGCCTGGATCGATAGCCAGGCCAAGTTGCAGCAACAGATCCTCGACCAAGA is a window of Armatimonadota bacterium DNA encoding:
- a CDS encoding NAD-dependent epimerase/dehydratase family protein: MSYPRKALVTGGAGFIGSHLVLALLESGVEVSVIDDLSNGLESNVALYDGQVGFHRASILDQGALATAAAGCDTIFHLAAVSNVAQTLDQPLHAHAVNATGTMAVLEAARANRAHVVFSSSAAIYGDTPVVPTPEDAPKEPISMYGSQKLLGEFYVRNYCRLFGMTAACLRYFNVYGPRQRPDSPYSGVISIFAKRALEGAPITIHGSGDQTRDFIAVQDVVAANMLAAQARNCAGRAFNVCTGESTSVKTLCELTVIATSSPSPVSHGPAREGDIRHSQGIPTAAAEVLGFRAQTRFESGLRALLTENP